The Lentimicrobiaceae bacterium DNA window TTAATAAAAGAGCCGAGACCGGTGATATAAACCCTGAAAACAATCAGCATAACGGAATGACGGACTATTTCGACTTCCTTCAATCGAATCTCACAATTGGGGCTATCTATCCCCGTTCCATGTTAAAATTAGATGAAAAAATGTCGGAAGCTATGAAAAAAATGAGCAAAGTACATGATCTCATCAAATGCCTCCCCCAAGTGGACTGTAGGCTTTGCGGAACGCCCAGTTGTGCTACCCTTGCCGAAGACATCGTGCAGGGAAATGCCGAGTTGATGCAATGTGTTTTTATCCAGAAAACGCTTGAGAAAAAGGGATTAATTGATTTGGACGAATCTATAAAAATTGTTGGACAAATTTGGGGAAACAACAAACTTGATATAAATTGTAAACAAAACGGATAAAATGAACGTAAAAAATATAGTTGATACACTCGGATTGCAGATTTTTAGCGGAGAACAAGGCCTCGATCGGGAAATTACCGGAGGGTATACTTCCGACCTGCTCAGCGATGTAATGGGACACGCTGACGCCAGGCAAATCTGGATTACTCTGCAAACCCATAAAAATATTATGGCAATTGCTTCACTTAAAGAACTGGCTGCCATTATACTGGTAAAAGGCTATACTCCTGAGCAGGATACTGCCACCCAGAGTAATGCAGAAAATATTCCCATACTGGGCACTACGGATGAAGCCTTTGCAATTTCAGGAAAACTGTACAAGTTATTGGAGGATGCAAAATTATAAAGCAGATTTGCATATTCATACGGTTCTCTCGCCTTGTGGCGACCTCGACATGAGCCCAGGAAGAATTGTTGAAGAAGCCAAAAAGAAAAAAATACAGATTCTCGGAATTACCGACCATAATACAACAAGACAGTGTAAAGTAGTAAAACAAATGGCAGCTGAAGAAAATATCTTTGTGATGTGCGGCGCCGAAATTACTACCCGGGAAGAAGCCCACTGCCTAGCGTTCTTTGAAAATGATGAAAAATTGGAAGTTTTCCAAACTTACCTTGATGCACATCTCCCTGATATTAAAAATAATCCTTCCTATTTTGGTTATCAGGTAGCCGTTGACCAAAATGAGGAAATCATTTTTCAGGAAGAGCGGTTGCTCATTTCGGCACTCGATCAGGGTATAAATGAAATTGAGAAACAAGTACATGCATTGGGTGGAATTTTCATTCCGGCACATGTTGACAAGCCCAAGTTCAGCCTGATGAGTCAGTTGGGATTCATCCCTACAGACCTGCAATACGATGCACTTGAGCTTTCCAAGTTTACTTCCAAAGAGGTTTTCCTTTTGCAAAACAAATATCTCGGCAACCCTGCTATTATCAGAAATTCTGATGCGCATGTTCCCCATCTTATTGGTGATGCTTTTACAATCTTCCAGCTTGCCGAACTCAGCTTTGCCGAATTACTGAAAGCATTGCACAATAAAGAAGGAAGAGAAATAGTCGCCATATGAAAGACCTGTCGTTACATATACTTGATATAGTGCAAAACTCCATTTCAGCCGGAGCACAAAACATCGGTATCGTTATCAATGAAGACAAGCTGAAAAACGAGTTTGATATCACCATATCTGATGACGGTTTGGGAATGGGCGAAGATGAACTTACTAAAGTTACCGACCCCTACTTCACAAGCCGTACAACCCGAAAAGTAGGTCTTGGGATACCCCTTTTCAAGCAAAATGCCGAGCGTAGCGGGGGGAGATTTGCTATAACTTCCGAAAAAGGAAAGGGTACCACAGTGAACGCCGTTTTTGGATATGATAATCTCGACAGACCCATACTGGGCGACATTACCGGCGTAGTAGTGATACTTGTTACCGCCAACCCGGAACTGGATTTTGCTTATCAGCACACAACTGAAAAAGGAACCTATATTTTCGATACAAAAAAAATAAAACTTATACTGGAAGATACCCCTATTAATCACCCACAGGTAGGAAAACTTTTGAAAGAAATGCTAAAAGAAAATTTAAAAGATATTGAAGCAGAAACTTAAAAATGCCCTGCTTTTTTGAATGATTATAATTTATTAACATACGTAAATATTGACCCATTATTTCATTAAACTTGCCCTTTAGAATCAATTAAATATAAAATATACATTAACAGTAATTTAACCATAAATACTATGTCAAAAATCAAATCACTGGCTGACTTAAAAAAGATCAAAGACGATCTTCAGTCGAAAATTACTCTTCGCGAAAAAAGCGATAACACCGAAAACCTCGTTCAGGTAAAAGTAGCTATGGCTACCTGCGGAATTGCTTCAGGTGCCAAAGACGTGATGGATTTCATGGTGGACGAACTCGACAAGCGAAACATCGAAGCCGTAATTACCCAAACCGGCTGCATGGGATACTGCTTTGCCGAACCTACCCTTGAAGTAACCATTCCCGGACAAGACCCGGTTGTTTTTGGATATGTTAATATCAAAAAAGCCGACGAAATCATAGAAAAATACATTAAAAACGGCG harbors:
- a CDS encoding serine kinase; the protein is MNVKNIVDTLGLQIFSGEQGLDREITGGYTSDLLSDVMGHADARQIWITLQTHKNIMAIASLKELAAIILVKGYTPEQDTATQSNAENIPILGTTDEAFAISGKLYKLLEDAKL
- a CDS encoding PHP domain-containing protein; translated protein: MQNYKADLHIHTVLSPCGDLDMSPGRIVEEAKKKKIQILGITDHNTTRQCKVVKQMAAEENIFVMCGAEITTREEAHCLAFFENDEKLEVFQTYLDAHLPDIKNNPSYFGYQVAVDQNEEIIFQEERLLISALDQGINEIEKQVHALGGIFIPAHVDKPKFSLMSQLGFIPTDLQYDALELSKFTSKEVFLLQNKYLGNPAIIRNSDAHVPHLIGDAFTIFQLAELSFAELLKALHNKEGREIVAI
- a CDS encoding ATP-binding protein, whose amino-acid sequence is MKDLSLHILDIVQNSISAGAQNIGIVINEDKLKNEFDITISDDGLGMGEDELTKVTDPYFTSRTTRKVGLGIPLFKQNAERSGGRFAITSEKGKGTTVNAVFGYDNLDRPILGDITGVVVILVTANPELDFAYQHTTEKGTYIFDTKKIKLILEDTPINHPQVGKLLKEMLKENLKDIEAET
- a CDS encoding (2Fe-2S) ferredoxin domain-containing protein, with translation MSKIKSLADLKKIKDDLQSKITLREKSDNTENLVQVKVAMATCGIASGAKDVMDFMVDELDKRNIEAVITQTGCMGYCFAEPTLEVTIPGQDPVVFGYVNIKKADEIIEKYIKNGELVEGIIPVNYETIHTK